The Falco peregrinus isolate bFalPer1 chromosome 11, bFalPer1.pri, whole genome shotgun sequence genome includes the window TGGGGTGGCACAGTGTTGCTGATGAGACCAGGCCCCAGGGGATGTTAGAACAGCCTGAGAGATAAGCCAACCCTTAGTTCTAGGGGAGCGTGGCGTCTCTGTGCCAGAAGTTGCCTGTGTCCAAGTGTAAGGGCTCTAGTTCCCAAGGCTTGGTCCTGACCAGGTCTGGGATTTCGAGTGCTACTGGGAAAACCCCAGACTCTGGGAACGGTTTGGAGCTCTGTGCAGAGCCTGGTGGGGTGACTGCTGAGCTTGACCCCTGCAGGTGGCTTGGACAGCGAgctgggagagaggggaaagagtCTGTCCGTGGGACAGAGGCAGCTGGTGTGTCTGGCAAGAGCCCTCCTGACACAGGCCAAGGTGAGTGCCCTGCCTCCATCGGAGCGAGGGGGAGCGAGCTGCTGATGGCTGCGTGgggacagcagagcagagcgCTCCAGAGTTGGGGCTGTGATGGGAAGAGATGCCCTGCGCTGTCTCTAGGCAGGGATTGGGGTCTACCCTGTGGTGCTTGGGAGCTCCCTTCACTCTCTGTCCCTGGCAGGTGTTGTGCATCGATGAGGCCACAGCCAGTGTGGATCAGAAGACagaccagctgctgcagcagaccATCCGCCAGCGCTTTGCTGACAAAACTGTTCTGACGATTGCTCACAGGTATGGAGGAAGCAGCACTCGTGCCTGCATTCATCCTAGCACTCACAGGGAGTGATGGCTGCACCTGCCATACCTGGGCCTCGAGCTCAGCAGGGAAGTCTCCGGGATGAGGCATTTCAAGTGCAAAAGGCTGGACCTTGCTGTTTGCCTTTTGTGCTTTACTAGCCCTTGGGTGCTGGGAACAACTGGATGGGAAAACGCTGCACCCAGAAATTGGAGGACAGCAAAAGGCAGCACGCCACACCGTATGGCAGATGGCCCTTCCTGAGCactgcctgcagggctcccgGGGGAGTGAATCGAACCTTGTGGTTCTGCCAGGTTAGGGCGAGTCGCAATGAGAGCCACCCCGCAGGGAGGAGCAGCGCGGAGGAGCAGGTGTCGCTGGCTCAGCAGAGGGCCGTGCGGCACAGTCCACAGCCCAGGGCCGCAGCCGGCTCCCTGGCTGGATGAGGCAGGATGCTGCGTGGTTGGTTTTCCAAAACCCTTGAGTTTTGCTTCCAGCCCGCACCCGGTGCCAGCAATCTAGATGCTGCCCAGGCAGGACAAGGCAACGGTGCTTGCCCCACAGCCGAGATTTAGCGTAAGAGTAGTGGCAGTAGATGGTTGTGAGCGGAGGGAGGAGGGCAAAACATGAATACTGAGAAGGAACGAGTGGGTCAGCGTTAGGCAGTGCTCTCTGCCCAAGGTGCTCTCACTCTTGCCAAGTGGAGGAGAACTGGGAGGAGGGTTATGCAATTGTATGGAGggtgttttcaaaacacaaaggttaccacaaaagtaaaaatcaaatgaGCAGGTGGCAGGGACTGGTGTCCTGCTGCACAGAAGTGGGAGTAATGGATAACAGGCGGGGTGGGCTGGGCCTGGCAAGTGAATTAAGTGAATCTTGTTAAATACATCAGGTaagagggaggcaggaggggtgTGAAGGGAATGCTGTTCCTACACTAGGGATATTATGCATAAATAGAGTGGAAAGGTAAGGGCATTGTGGGCTGAGGTGTGTGTTTGGGTTGGGTAGAGGGAGACCACCTCTGAGGGAGGAGTAATTAGAGAGGAGaaccagcagaggaaggagtggcagaaggCAAGGCAGCAAGACTGGGTTGAAGATGGCCTCAGCCCCTATTCCACTGGGATGAAGGGAGATGGGGAGAGCAGTAAGGAGGGAGAGGTGGTGATGGGTTTGTTTTGTACCCATGGTTCTTCCATGCCATTCAGCTTTGGGTGAACTATTAATTGAATGGATGAAATCTAGGACAGCAAGTGACTCATTACTTGTCCCTTGCCCCTCCAGGTcatttgcagtgctgcagcctggcacttTTGGGGATGAATGTGTAACCAGAGTCCCAAACTCCATACGCTTTCTACCTGCTCAAATCCTCTGCAGTTTCTTCCCTGTGACTTGCAGCTTTGTAGGGCTGTGGTTTCACACTGAACTGTGCACGACTGTGCAAAGGCACTCTTGCTGCCctgtcttccctccccagggcCAGAGGTTGCTGCCCTGCTAGCAGTCTGGGAAGAACTGGGCATATATGTATACTGCGGATGCTGTGGTTGGCAGTCTGGCAACTACAAATCCACTGGTGGTGGCAGCATAAGCAAAGCTGACTGactgctggggaagggcagctgATGCACAAGTCCATTTCTGCTGCCCTCAGGAGGTGGCAGGTGAGGAAATGTAGGGGCAAGCAGAAGCAACTCAGTAACTCTCTTGTGGGAATGGAGACATCTTGTGCAACCCCAGAATCAGGCATGCTCTGAGCTCTCCCTCTACAGAGCTTCCCTCTGCGCTCCTGGTGCCCTGCCATGCCCAGCAACTGGAAGGCATTGCTGTGCTCTCCTAAGAGGTGGTGCATTTCAGCGGTGTGCAGAAGCTTTCTGGGCAGCTGGACTGCAGCGTGTCCCTGAGTGCACAGGGAGATGCTCCACAGATCCTGATGCTGGGCATGTCTTGGGCCACCCTTTGGCAGCAGGGGAAGCAGTATCCAGGGTTTCACCTCAGATCCACCAACATGTGTCCTGGCATTTGCTGTCCACAGGTTGAACACCATCTTGGACTCAGACCGTGTGCTGGTGATGCAAGCTGGGAGAGTGGCAGAGCTGGATTCACCTACCCACTTAAGCCAGAAAGATGGCTCCTTGTTCCAGTGCCTCCTGCACAGTGGGCAGCTGTGACCTCCCTCCTGGGCTGAGCCCAGGCAGCCCTCCTGGCTTTGTGCCTGGCTTTCCTCTCACTCAGCCACaagccctgtccctgcagggccaggagctgctgaggtgAGGAAAGGAATTATTCCTGCCTGCAGGTAGCGATTGTTTGTCCTCGGGGATGGAGGCATGGCACTGTGGCCTTTCCTTTAGTAGGGAAGACGGGACTTGGTGTTCAGGGCCATGCAAGCCTGGCTGGTGGAATACTGCTCCCCTCCAAGGATCCCCTTTGAGATTACAGAGGGATTTTCTGCTCACTGAAGAATCAGTGACTCCTAATCTGAGACTTAGTCTCAcatgcagtttaaaataaagtggaaaCATCCTTGTGAAGCTCCATTTATTCAGGGCCCTGTCCCCTTTTCCCCCAAGACTCCCTTCCCTGTGAGATACAGGAGTGGTGCCCTCTCTGCCCAAAGACAACCTTACCTCTTCCCTTACTACTTTCAGTGGGCACTGACCTTTCCAAGCCCAGAAAGTCGCACCCAAGgaccttgctgcttttcctcatttACAGTGGAGAAGGCCTTCCCCTGAAGGGCCAGAATGTGATTACATTAAAGGCCTCTAAGGCTAGTTTATTTCAAGACCAGTTTTCCAAGGGAaactccctcctgctcccagctacACAAACCCAcagctgctttcagttttaGGATCAGATTGCTCTTCCCATTGGCACCCTTGGACTCAGTCCTGggttttccccttctcccccaaaCTCTAAGGCAACATCTAGTGAGTACACACCTTTGCTACACTGTCCTGAGGCAGGTCCCGCTCCTTCCTCTGaggctctgcagccagagcatgGGGCAGAACAACTCCTATGCCACAATCTGGGTTTGCATTCTTGAGGGAAGTAGTGGTGCTTCATCCAGAAAAAGTggctgagcagcctgatctaaCTGGATCTGCTGAGAGCAGGAGGTTGGTGTCCAGAGGTCCCTTGCAAActacattattttataattctcTGATACACTGTTTCTGcacttgtatttgttttatttgataAAGGTACATCATTCAtccatgtattaaaaaaataatttttctgatgAAGCCCCAGTCCCCTTTCCCAGGTCTCCCTCCTGGCTGAATGCTTGTTCCTCTGCTGTCTTCACACCATCCTGAACCCAGCTCTGCAACCCTACAGGagtagggtttgggttatgggGTTTTCTACCCCACGGTTTAGCCCTCTGTGCCCATGAGGAGGCACAGAAAACCCAGAACCTGGCAGAGACGTGGATTGCTGCACGCCACACACCGGCACAGGCAGACCTAGTACAAAGGCTGAGTGACATGGCCGTCTAATGCCTCTTAGCTGTGCTTTAGCGATGGTGAAGAAGGTGGTATTGTGTCTGCTTCCCATGGCCAGCCCAGGCTCAGCAGCCTGCCCTTACATCCATCCACTGTGGGGAGCTTAGCCTTTGTTGTATCAAAAAATGCTACAATGGCTGATGTGGGGGTTGGTACCAGCTGCCTGCCTTGGAGTGactgggagaggaaaggaggatCTGGATCGTGTATTGCTCCTGAACCAGCCACAGCACATCTCCAGCCTTGTCCATCTCATTTCAGCTGCGAGGGCATGTGAGAAGGACCAGCTCAGGCCCAGAGGGGAGCAGACCATGCTCCTCCTTGTCAGCAAACACTGAGGCAGATGTGCAtgctggagaggggaaggagctCGGTCATTTGTGGCTAGACCAGAAAGGACGGCTCTGTAAAGTGGGGTGAGAAGACCCCTGGATCATCAGGAGGAAAGTACAGCATGTGTTTGTAACCCCAGGTCTGACAGCAAGAGGAGGGGGCATCACCAGGGCAGAAGAAGGGCACAAGGAGACCCCAAATGATCTCCAGAGTCTCTTTGAACTGGCCCACCGAACCTCAAGGCCAGGGAGCAAGGGTGTTGGTTTGCTCGCTCCCTTGGGACATAGCATCTGAACTGACAGCCTCCAGCAACAGCTGGGAGCCACCCCACGCAGTACCAGGACGGGGAGGCCTGTGTGGCCACGACCATCCCCAAGACCCGAGAAGAAACACTCCAACACCAGTGGAAATGAGGACAAAAGCCCTTCCTACAGTCACAGCGAGGAGTTACAAAGGGCCTGGCAGAATGTGGGCTTGCAAGAAGGCTGTGCCCTCCCCGGCACTGCCCGTCCTGTCTCTGAGAGCTTGTGTCAGACGATACGGGCGCTGTGTGGTGTAGGCTGCAGGCGTCACGTCACTGctcccctgcagagctgccccagcgcaGCCCTGCGCTCGGGTGCCCATGGGTGCCCGTGGGTGCTGGCTGCGCCGACAGCTCAGACCCAGGCAGGGCCATCACACCAATGCTCGATGCCCAGGGGTTTTGTTGACGCATTCGCTGCCCTgggagcccttccccactgcctAGCTGGTGCCAGCACGGCTCCACAGGGTGCAGTTCGAGGGGTTTGCCAGCATGACGACCTGCCAGGGCCCGGCTCAGAGTCCTCAAAGCTCACAGCTCCGTCGTCTTCCTGGGCTCGATCAGGATGGTGTTGAGCATGCCCACCTGACACTCCTGGTCTTGGAGCTTCCTTGCAGCCTGAGAAGGGCTTTGGCACCAGTTTGATCTCTGACGGCCCCTCTGCCAGTTCCTCAGCATTAGCAGGACAGTGATGAGGACCAGCACCGCCGTCAGCACTCCAAACACCAGCACTGTCACCAGCTGGGCTTCGCTCAGCCCTGAGTCCCTTTGGGTCACCACCTCCTTCACAGAGATTTTCAACAACCCTCCCCCCTCTTTCTCACTGTGGTTGGCCACGCGCCGCCCCGTGACCACGGTCCTGACAGGCTCTGGCTGCGTCACCCCCAGCATCTCACTGGTGGTGCTTTTCACGCTTCCACCATTCTCATGGTTCACAGGGTGGTACGGGGGAGCCCAGGTGGGCTTGGCCACAGAGATCTCGCAGGTTTTGCCAGTGAAACGGTCAGGACACAAGCAGTCATAGTCATTGATGCGGTCGTAGCACTTTGCCCCATTTTTGCACGGCTGGCTGGCACAGTCGTTGATGTTGATGGTGCAGAAACGCCCTTCGAAGCCCACCTGGCACTGGCAGGAGAAACGGTTGATCCCATCGTGGCAGGTGGCACCATTGGCACAGGGACGCATGAGGCAGTCATCCACGTCATTCTCACAGAGAGCTCCCACGAAGCCAGCAAGGCACCGGCAGGTGAAATTGCTGGCAAAGCCGTTTTCATCTTGACACTGCCCCCCGTTCTTGCATGGAGACCTGCATGGAGAGCACAAGGGTGGGTCATGGCCCTGGAGAGCAGAGCAAGCAGCTTCCCCCACACCAGGGAGGTAAACACACACAACTGCTCACATGGGCACTGTCTCTCTCCATGGGGGCAGCTATATCAAGAAGACCAGGTAGGAGTTtctgccccaccccccagaTGAAAGGCTATGGGACCTCCTcaaaggctgtggctgtgcacAGGCCCACCACCCACCAGGGAGGGTCTTCAGCCAAAAGATCTGAAGAGGAAATGTGCCCTCCTGATGCTCCCCGAAGGCATGACGGGTGTCAGCTCATCACACCTACAGCAGTGAGGGACAGGAATCTATTCAGATCGCCAAAGAGACCTTGCCCCTATGGGACTCTGCAATCTATGCAGCTAAACCAAGGCCAAAGATGGTTTTTGCTTAACTCTATTAGCACATGGAAATCCACAGATAATGAGCCAAGTTGGGCCACCGCTTGGCAGTGCGTGACCCAAAGCTAATGCGGTCTGTAATCTTGCTCCCTTGCTGCTGTGTCTCACCCTGCCTTCTCACATGGCC containing:
- the DLK2 gene encoding protein delta homolog 2, giving the protein MLRSFCLQLMSLVWILLAHHQLAQGDDCSERCNLAHGCCDQDGKCRCDPGWEGEYCEECVRMPGCLHGTCHQPWQCICHTGWAGKFCDKDIHICEHQSPCQNGAQCIYDRDGEYSCLCPEGFHGKDCEMKTGPCEKAGSPCKNGGQCQDENGFASNFTCRCLAGFVGALCENDVDDCLMRPCANGATCHDGINRFSCQCQVGFEGRFCTININDCASQPCKNGAKCYDRINDYDCLCPDRFTGKTCEISVAKPTWAPPYHPVNHENGGSVKSTTSEMLGVTQPEPVRTVVTGRRVANHSEKEGGGLLKISVKEVVTQRDSGLSEAQLVTVLVFGVLTAVLVLITVLLMLRNWQRGRQRSNWCQSPSQAARKLQDQECQVGMLNTILIEPRKTTEL